ACTATGGATCTCATTGACTCTATAGAAATAAAAATTACTGAAACACAATGATCAATTCAACTCTTAGAAGGAGTAATGCAGCAAACGAATGAAAAAGTTACTGCCTTAGATATATCCTATAAAAGTTGGAAAAATACTCTTTCTTCTCTTAAAAGTACCCAAACTCAAAGTTGAGTGATAGATCTAAATCTCATTAATAAACTTCCAGAAAGCCTACAAGTTATGACTCAGGATCTTGTTTCACAATTAGAGCTAGAATTTCAAGCAGCTGAAATCACAAATCTAGAGGATGTTTTCAGAATAGAAGAACGAATCACTGAATCCTATGAACTCAAGAATAATGAACTAGAAATTTTACTAGAAACACAGGAGATGAAGATGAAAAATCTTCTACAATCCCTTGAAATATTCCAAGATGAGCTCATTTTACAACAAAAATTATTACGAGAACTGTATAAAAACCAATGAAATAATTTAGCTCAGCTCTTACTTATTCTTGCAATAATATTTTTATTTTCACATTCTACTAGGTGGATAATACATTCTAGAACGAAACTTTCAGACGATAAAAAAAACGTATTAGCATGAGCTGTGAGATGGATTACTAACTCTGCTTTTGTTACTGTAATAGCTGTCTTCTTCTTTTCAGAACTTTTAAATTTTCTGCCTTTTGTAGCAATACTTGGTACAGCTATTGGTTTTGCACTTCGAGATATTATATCATCATTTATTGCTTGGTTCCTCATTGGTCACAAAGATTCTGTCTATAAACTCTGAGATGTAATTGAAGTAGAGTGAGATAATGTATTTGGGAGAGTCTTTAAAATCTCTCCGGTAGTGACTACTATTCAAGAGCTCGGACTTTCAGGACCAAGTGGGATGTACAAGACTTTTCCAAACAAGGCAGTATTTGAAAAATCTATTAAAAATATCTCAAAAATCAATGGTTGGATTTACATAACTATTGATATTATCTTAGATAAAACCAGTTCAATTACACTTTCAAAAAAGATACTGCTTGAATCTATGCAACACGTCCTTCAAGATGATAAATACAGTTCCCCTGCTGATTCGAGGGCACCATTTAAGAGATATTGAATTACAGAGGATCATATGCACCCAGAAATATTTCTCGATATAAAACCTCAAGGTATTTTTCTGAGATGAAAAGTATTTGTTTACTGGCCAGAACGACATTGAGTTCGTTCAGATATTGTTGAGCTGTTCTTCGAGTGCTCACAAAAAGAAAAATCTGTCGTTATTAAACAGCTTGAAATTGGGTAGAAAGGGATAATTAATACTTTAATTAGATTCTTGGAGAAATAAGTATATCGTAGCCAGAATATCCAAGTTCTCATAATTGAGACTGATTTATATTGAGAGTCGCTTGTTTCCATTTTAAGTAGAGTGGGACTCAATAATCTTTTCAAATATCTTCTTCTTGGAATAGTATTCTTACTCAAATCTCTTCAAGGCATCATGTAATTTGAGAGATTAATTTTCTTGAAAAAACATCTTGTAATGGACTGTCCTCACTTATATTTTCAATAATACCTTTTAAAAGTGGGAGTTCACTTCCATTCAATACACTTTCTATAAAATTCAAATACCATTCTACTTTTGAGAGAAAATGTTCAGAATTTCATGATAAAACTTCATGTAAACTCACCATAAGAGCATCGAGTTTATCAAAATATGAAAGGAGTTGTGATATTACATCGCACTTTTCTATACAGGATTCCAAAGCTCTTGTTTCTTCAATACTTATCTCACTTCAAAGTATGTTTTTGCATAAGTCCTGTACTAAACCTCTTTCATAAAGGATATGTATATTTTCTACAGCAGCTTCAAATTGTTTTTTTATAGGAGTTGGTACATCTCAAAAAATTGATAAAACTTCTGTGTTATCGTGATTTCTAGCTAAGAATAAAAGTAACTCTACATTTATTCATAATTGAGTGAGCTCTAATTCAAATAGAAGGATTGTTTGATACATTCTTTCTTGATGTACTCATACATAATCTTGATAATTCATTCTGAGTCATATATTGTGATCTCAATTTTCTCAGAATCTTCTGAGTCTATGAGAACTTTGCTTGAGAGTTTCAATACTTATAGCATCACTATACCTTCATTCTATAGTATCTAATATTCGTTGTTTGTTTTGAGAGAGTTCTTCATTAGTACTTCAACAACTCAGGCAGTATTTTGTAATATCTTGTTTTAAAATTTTGATTCCACTTTCTAGCATAATTCTAAGATTTTATTTAATTCCTGAGTACTTGAAATTATTTTATAAGGACTTCATTTTTCGAGTCGAGCTCTTTCATGAAAACCAAAATCTACAGCTATTGTTTCAACTCCTACTTCATTTCCTTCTAGTATATCTCAAAGGGTATCTGTAATAAAGTAACAATCATCTTTTGAAAAATCATATTTGTTGAATATATATTTAAATTTTTCTACTTTAGATTTGTGGAAGTCTCCTCCAAGGACTTCAGTAAAGTATTCCATTTCATGATGACACAGATATTTTTCAATAGAATATTCTCTGTTACTTGAAATTATAAACAGGGTATAATCCTGAGAAAGTTTTTCGAGTTCCAGTTTTGAAAAAAATGGTATACACAAACACACATCTTCAAAATAAAGTTTACGAAATAGTTCTCTTGATTCTCAGTGAAATGATACAGCTGGAGTTTCAAAAACATTTCAATCGTGATGAGCTTTCCATTGTTCTACAGTGGTATCACCTAGTCCTGCCATCTTAATTTTTTGATGAGAGTAATCAAAGGTATCAGCCAAGACTCCATCGAAGTCGAAAATTAAGTATTTTTTCATGGGAGAATTTGTATTTTTGAATTATTTAAAATTGATTGGCATATTCTATCAACTAAAGCACAAGTTCTATGTATAACTTTATCTGCATCTTGTTGAAGCATTCTAAATTCTATATCACTTTTTTGAGAAAATTCTGTATTATGTATAAGATTATGGAATCTTTTCATTTTTTCTTGAATGATCCAGTATTTTTTTTCAAATATTCTGTCACAAGTATCGAAAAATTTGTTATCTTCTTCGAGACAGTAATCAATTTCTATCGAAATTCAATGAGGTATTCATAATTCCGTAAGACGCATTGAACAGATTGAAGTAAAATCTGATAATGAATCATATCATTCTAAACAGCTTCTAACTCAATCTAAAAATGGGTCTTCATAATCTCCTAAAAGTCATACAATCATTGAATTTTCATAGTTTTAAAGTATTTATTTACAATAATAGAAATATATTTATAAAATACAAACTTAATATTTGGTACTTAACTCGGCCTCTCGCGAGTTTTTTTATTTTTATCGTCTGGGAAAAATTTAAGAAAATATATAAAAATACTGAATTTGTTTAAATTTACGCAAAAATTGGCTTTAGGAAACACGATAAAAAAAGTCTCGTCTGGAAAAAAGTAAAATTTGACCTTGATTTGAGAGTCATTATATTAGATGATGTATATTTCCAAAAATAAAATCAATCTATGGCAGAAATGAAAACAGGACATGAAAATTATGGTGCTGATAATATTCAGGTACTTGAAGGACTCGAACCAGTTCGAAAACGTCCAGGTATGTATATCGGTTCTACAGATGAGAGAGGTCTCCACCATCTTGTATGGGAAATCGTAGATAACTCGATTGATGAAGCAATGGCAGGGTATTGTGATTCTATTACTATTAAGCTACATAAAGATGGAGCATGTAGTGTTGAGGATAACGGTCGAGGTATTCCAGTAGAAAAACATTCAAAAACATGAGTTTCTACCTTGGAAACTATCCTAACAGTCCTTCACGCTGGATGAAAATTTGGTTGAGGAGGGTATAAAGTATCAGGTGGACTACATGGAGTTGGTGCTTCAGTAGTAAATGCACTTTCTACAAAACTTGAAGCGTGGGTCCACAGAGACGGGAAGATCTATTACCAGTCATTTTCTATGTGAGTTTCAGATGGTGATGTTGAGGTTGTTGGAAAAACTAAGAAAACAGGAACAATCATAAAATTTTATCCTGATGCTAGTATTTTTAAGATGACAACGGAATTTGATTACAAAACAATCAAGAACCGAATGCGTCAACAAGCGTACTTAACGAAGGGAATCAAGCTCACATTGAATGATGAACGAAAAGACAATAACTATAAGTTTTATTTTGAAGGAGGGATTAAATCATATGTTAATTTCTTGAATAAAAATGAATCAACTATTGGAAAAGTCTTTTATGCTGAGAAAGAGAAAAATGATATCCTTGTAGAGGTTTCAATCCAATATAACAAAGACTACTCGGATAACATAATATCATTTGTAAATAATATTCACACTCCAGAAGGGGGAACGCACATGACTGGGTTTAGAACAGCCCTGACTCGAACAATAAACAAATATGCTCGTGATAAAGGTATTTTAAAAGAAAAAGACCAAAATCTTACAAACGAAGATGTGATAGAAGGTATAGTTGTTGTTCTTTCTATTAAAGTCATTGATCCTCAATTTGAAGGTCAGACAAAAGCGAAGCTTGGAACTACTGAAGCGAGGTGAGCAGTTGACAGTGTCTTTTCTGAAAAGTTCATGGAGTTTCTTGAAGAAAATCCTGCTTCAGGAAAATCAATTTGTGAAAAAGTAAATCTTGCAGCAAAAGCGAGACTTGCTGCAAGAGCAGCTCGAGATACTGTTATTAGAAAAGGAGCTCTTGAGGGTATGACACTCCCTGGAAAGCTTGCCGATTGTTCGAGTAAAGATCCAGCCGATTCTGAGATATATATTGTCGAAGGAGATTCTGCAGGTGGTTCAGCAAAGCAATGACGTGATAGAGAACATCAGGCTATTTTACCACTGAGAGGGAAAATCCTCAATACAGAACAAGCTCGTATCGACAAGATATTTGCCAGTGAACAAATTAAAAATCTCATCATCGCAATGGGGACATCTATAGGTGAAACCTTTGATATATCAAAACTCAGATATCATCGTATAGTTATTATGACAGATGCTGATGTTGATGGAGCTCATATCCGAACATTGCTCCTGACATTCTTCTTTCGGTATATGAAAGATATCATAAAAGGAGGATATCTCTATATAGCACAACCACCTCTCTATAAGCTTACAAAGGGGAAAAACTCTTGGTATGTATACAATGAAGAACAAAAAGAAATGATTATCGCAGAAAACGATATTATAGGTGATAATATTCAACGGTACAAAGGTCTGGGGGAAATGAATCCAGAACAACTTTGGGAAACAACTATGGACCCAGCAGAAAGAAAGATGTACAAAGTAGGGATAGAAGACTCACAAAGGGCTGATGAAATGTTTAAGATACTTATGGGGGGTGAAGTTGCTCCACGAAGAAAATTCATTCAATCAAGAGCCAAGAGTGTAAAGAACTTAGATGTCTAAGTTATATATAAAAAGCACCTCAGTATGAGGTGTTTTTTTATATATTCCTGAGTTATAGTATAATACTAATGAAAAATTAATTTGAGCCAATATTCGCAAGAGAATCATTAATATATTTATGTACAATTTTATTGTATATCGACTGTTAAAAACTTGATAAAATATCATAATTTTTTTTATCATAAAAAGTTTGACATATAGCCAAATACTAATAAAATCCTCAAGCTTTTTTCGTTCTTGAAATACTCTGCTTTTTGAAAGAAATACTTTTTCTCTTTTGATGGAATACACTCATATATAAGATAGTTGCAGCACTTTCGGTGATTCCTATGTAATATATACAGTATCTGTAAAAATTGTGAAAGAAAAAATTGAGTATTCCTAATTTGTATTTAGGGATAGAATATTCCCCCGTAGCTCAGCGGTAGAGTAGACGACTGTTAATCGTTTGGTCATTGGTTCGAATCCAATTGGGGGAGCCATAAAAAAACTATATATATAAGGTAGAGAAACTTCTCTACCTTATATATAATTTACGGAGAGGTGCCAGAGTGGTCGAATGGAACAGTCTTGAAAACTGTCGTGGGGCAACTCACCCAGAGTTCGAATCTCTGTCTCTCCGCCATTATTGTTTTGGAAAAGTTAATTGGAAAGGTGCCAGAGTGGCCGATCGGGCTCCCCTGCTAAGGGAGTGAACCTCCGGGTTCCGAGGGTTCGAATCCCTCTCTTTCCGCCATTATATCCTGAGCTTTCCCGAGCAAAATTGGGGCCTGTAGCTCAGTGGTTAGAGCAGTCGGCTCATAACCGATTGGTCGTTAGTTCAATTCTAACCAGGCCCACCATATAGTATTGATTGAGATTACGTTGCTAATCTTAAAAAAAAGAGTGGAAAAACACAGTAGTATAGTAGTATTTAAACAGGATATCTAAGGAAAATATAAAAAGGTTAAAAAAAGTTTTGACTTAAGCTATATATCCAATACAATCCTCCTGCTTTAGAAAAAGAGAAACATTATTTGGACATAAGATTGAAGCTCGTCAAACCAGCTAAATGAAAGTTAAAAAAACTTTTGACAATCGATACTTTAAAAATACAATCTCTTAGCTTTCAAGAAGCAAACGTTCCTTAAAATAAACAGAATATTAGAAAAAAATGACCTTTAGTGCTTTGGAAAAAAACTAAAAAATCAAAGACCTATTTTCGTATTTATACTTAAATAGGCATTACGTTTAAAAGAGTTTGATCCTAGCTCAGGGTGAACGCTAGCGGTGCGCCTAACACATGCAAGTCGAGCGGTAGAAGAGAGAAGCTTGCTTTTCTCTTTGAGAGCGGCGAACGGGTGAGTAACACGTTGGTATCTGCCCCCAAGTCAGGGATAGCCATTGGAAACGATGATTAATACCGGATAGTCTCTTCGGAGTAAAAATTTATTGCTTGGGGAGGAACCTGCGTTCTATCAGCTTGTTGGTGAGGTAATAGCTCACCAAGGCTATGACGGATAACTGGTCTGAGAGGATGATCAGTCACAATGAAACTGAGACACGGTTCATACTCCTACGGGAGGCAGCAGTGAGGAATCTTCCACAATGGACGAAAGTCTGATGGAGCGACACCGCGTGAAGGATGACGGTCTAACGATTGTAAACTTCTTTTCTGAGGGAGCATAATGAGAGTACCTCAGGAATAAGGGACGGCTAATTACGTGCCAGCAGCCGCGGTAATACGTAAGTCCCAAGCGTTACCCGGAATTATTGGGTGTAAAGGGTTCGTAGGTGGATTTTTAAGTCAGGTATGAAAGACCAGAGCTCAACTCTGCGTTTGTGCTTGAAACTGAAAATCTAGAATCAGGGAGAGGTAAGCGGAATTCTTAGTGTAGGGGTGCAATCCGTAG
This sequence is a window from Candidatus Gracilibacteria bacterium. Protein-coding genes within it:
- a CDS encoding mechanosensitive ion channel translates to MNTFIRYFIKTLFFLFIFTSAGGVNAESGDSSTGSIVIPMESNLVISQDGKKLGLFSTMDLIDSIEIKITETQGSIQLLEGVMQQTNEKVTALDISYKSWKNTLSSLKSTQTQSGVIDLNLINKLPESLQVMTQDLVSQLELEFQAAEITNLEDVFRIEERITESYELKNNELEILLETQEMKMKNLLQSLEIFQDELILQQKLLRELYKNQGNNLAQLLLILAIIFLFSHSTRWIIHSRTKLSDDKKNVLAGAVRWITNSAFVTVIAVFFFSELLNFLPFVAILGTAIGFALRDIISSFIAWFLIGHKDSVYKLGDVIEVEGDNVFGRVFKISPVVTTIQELGLSGPSGMYKTFPNKAVFEKSIKNISKINGWIYITIDIILDKTSSITLSKKILLESMQHVLQDDKYSSPADSRAPFKRYGITEDHMHPEIFLDIKPQGIFLRGKVFVYWPERHGVRSDIVELFFECSQKEKSVVIKQLEIG
- a CDS encoding HAD family hydrolase, yielding MKKYLIFDFDGVLADTFDYSHQKIKMAGLGDTTVEQWKAHHDGNVFETPAVSFHGESRELFRKLYFEDVCLCIPFFSKLELEKLSQDYTLFIISSNREYSIEKYLCHHEMEYFTEVLGGDFHKSKVEKFKYIFNKYDFSKDDCYFITDTLGDILEGNEVGVETIAVDFGFHERARLEKGSPYKIISSTQELNKILELC
- the gyrB gene encoding DNA topoisomerase (ATP-hydrolyzing) subunit B, with the translated sequence MAEMKTGHENYGADNIQVLEGLEPVRKRPGMYIGSTDERGLHHLVWEIVDNSIDEAMAGYCDSITIKLHKDGACSVEDNGRGIPVEKHSKTGVSTLETILTVLHAGGKFGGGGYKVSGGLHGVGASVVNALSTKLEAWVHRDGKIYYQSFSMGVSDGDVEVVGKTKKTGTIIKFYPDASIFKMTTEFDYKTIKNRMRQQAYLTKGIKLTLNDERKDNNYKFYFEGGIKSYVNFLNKNESTIGKVFYAEKEKNDILVEVSIQYNKDYSDNIISFVNNIHTPEGGTHMTGFRTALTRTINKYARDKGILKEKDQNLTNEDVIEGIVVVLSIKVIDPQFEGQTKAKLGTTEARGAVDSVFSEKFMEFLEENPASGKSICEKVNLAAKARLAARAARDTVIRKGALEGMTLPGKLADCSSKDPADSEIYIVEGDSAGGSAKQGRDREHQAILPLRGKILNTEQARIDKIFASEQIKNLIIAMGTSIGETFDISKLRYHRIVIMTDADVDGAHIRTLLLTFFFRYMKDIIKGGYLYIAQPPLYKLTKGKNSWYVYNEEQKEMIIAENDIIGDNIQRYKGLGEMNPEQLWETTMDPAERKMYKVGIEDSQRADEMFKILMGGEVAPRRKFIQSRAKSVKNLDV